A single window of Vigna unguiculata cultivar IT97K-499-35 chromosome 1, ASM411807v1, whole genome shotgun sequence DNA harbors:
- the LOC114174206 gene encoding small RNA degrading nuclease 1-like isoform X1, with amino-acid sequence MLFHQLNMEEKIDTADKKVLADIVKLAQKRGLRGKLGDWKEFLDSHDKKFGANLSDPSKRPHELLATFLKSFSEDEHLKFFDNIMRHHANQYLLERMKDKSHDSPEQRLVQITLQHPLYPLDYSFPSIDEGWIVINVKNKPKVLKSTTMLAVDCEMVLCEDGTEAVVKVCVVDHNLEVKLNEFVKPNKKIVDYRTEITGISSQDLEAVTCSLADIQKSLKKLLSKGTILVGHSLHNDLHVLKLDHVRVIDTSYIFQSVNGSMHRRPSLNGLCQAVLGCAVREKGVPHNCLDDARAAMKLVLAKIKHGVDKEFPISLAQERVPENETAKLFLHMIPNTLNTEALHTIIPGEFRTELQPNRKGPGRHYSALAVFKNTQEADDAFEKVQGILLKDNQGRPQKLVTLLSSKVMPVTLYVRKMASDEPNDQTESNKRALQTDEAVDVSKKAKIDQNTEEDAHLKEIEALNQRLKQSELEIESLKKELTQKDFEISTLHKMVASLNKRRK; translated from the exons ATGCTTTTTCAT CAACTCAATAtggaagaaaaaatagacaCTGCAGACAAGAAG GTGCTGGCTGATATTGTAAAATTGGCACAAAAGAGAGGCCTGAGGGGTAAGCTAGGAGACTGGAAAGAATTCTTGGACAGTCATGACAAAAAGTTTGGGGCCAATTTGAGTGATCCATCAAAGCGACCCCATGAGTTATTGGCAACATTTCTAAAGTCTTTTTCGGAGGACGAACATTTGAAG TTTTTTGATAACATCATGCGACATCATGCAAATCAATACTTGTTGGAGCGGATGAAAGATAAATCCCACGATTCCCCGGAACAG AGGCTAGTTCAAATAACTCTGCAGCATCCGTTATATCCATTGGACTATTCATTTCCATCAATTGATGAG GGGTGGATAGttataaatgttaaaaacaAGCCCAAGGTGTTGAAGTCTACTACAATGCTAGCTGTTGATTGTGAAATGGTTCTTTGTGAAGATGGGACAGAAGCGGTAGTTAAAGTCTGTGTGGTGGACCATAATTTAGAG GTCAAGCTGAATGAATTCGTAAAACCcaacaaaaaaattgtggaCTACAGAACAGAGATCACTGGTATCTCTTCTCAAGATCTAGAGGCAGTGACTTGCTCATTGGCTGATATACAG AAATCCCTGAAGAAGTTGTTATCAAAAGGAACAATATTAGTGGGACACAGCTTGCATAATGATCTACATG TGCTGAAGCTTGATCATGTCAGAGTCATTGACACTTCCTATATCTTCCAATCCGTGAATGGGTCTATGCACAGAAGACCTTCTTTGAATGGTTTGTGTCAG GCTGTTTTGGGTTGTGCTGTTCGGGAAAAAGGTGTTCCACATAATTGTCTAGATGATGCACGTGCAGCTATGAAGCTGGTTCTTGCAAAGATCAAACATGGCGTTGATAAGGAATTTCCAATTTCACTGGCTCAAGAGCGT GTTCCAGAAAATGAGACAGCAAAGCTTTTTCTTCACATGATACCAAATACCTTAAACACTGAAGCACTGCATACCATTATTCCTGGAGAATTCAGAACAGAACTGCAG CCTAACAGGAAAGGTCCAGGAAGACATTATTCTGCCTTAGctgtttttaaaaatacacaAGAGGCTGATGATGCCTTTGAGAAAGTCCAAGGAATCCTGTTAAag GATAATCAAGGGCGTCCACAGAAACTTGTAACATTACTGTCAAGTAAAGTCATGCCTGTCACTCTATATGTTCGGAAAATGGCAAGTGATGAACCCAATGACCAGACTGAATCTAATAAGAGGGCTTTACAAACGGATGAGGCAGTTGATGTTTCCAAGAAAGCAAAGATAGATCAAAACACTGAAGAGGATGCCCATTTAAAAGAGATTGAAGCACTGAATCAAAGATTAAAGCAAAGTGAATTGGAGATCGAATCATTGAAGAAAGAGCTGACACAAAAAGATTTTGAAATATCCACGCTGCATAAAATGGTAGCCTCTTTAAATAAGCGAAGAAAGTAA
- the LOC114174206 gene encoding small RNA degrading nuclease 1-like isoform X2 — MEEKIDTADKKVLADIVKLAQKRGLRGKLGDWKEFLDSHDKKFGANLSDPSKRPHELLATFLKSFSEDEHLKFFDNIMRHHANQYLLERMKDKSHDSPEQRLVQITLQHPLYPLDYSFPSIDEGWIVINVKNKPKVLKSTTMLAVDCEMVLCEDGTEAVVKVCVVDHNLEVKLNEFVKPNKKIVDYRTEITGISSQDLEAVTCSLADIQKSLKKLLSKGTILVGHSLHNDLHVLKLDHVRVIDTSYIFQSVNGSMHRRPSLNGLCQAVLGCAVREKGVPHNCLDDARAAMKLVLAKIKHGVDKEFPISLAQERVPENETAKLFLHMIPNTLNTEALHTIIPGEFRTELQPNRKGPGRHYSALAVFKNTQEADDAFEKVQGILLKDNQGRPQKLVTLLSSKVMPVTLYVRKMASDEPNDQTESNKRALQTDEAVDVSKKAKIDQNTEEDAHLKEIEALNQRLKQSELEIESLKKELTQKDFEISTLHKMVASLNKRRK; from the exons AtggaagaaaaaatagacaCTGCAGACAAGAAG GTGCTGGCTGATATTGTAAAATTGGCACAAAAGAGAGGCCTGAGGGGTAAGCTAGGAGACTGGAAAGAATTCTTGGACAGTCATGACAAAAAGTTTGGGGCCAATTTGAGTGATCCATCAAAGCGACCCCATGAGTTATTGGCAACATTTCTAAAGTCTTTTTCGGAGGACGAACATTTGAAG TTTTTTGATAACATCATGCGACATCATGCAAATCAATACTTGTTGGAGCGGATGAAAGATAAATCCCACGATTCCCCGGAACAG AGGCTAGTTCAAATAACTCTGCAGCATCCGTTATATCCATTGGACTATTCATTTCCATCAATTGATGAG GGGTGGATAGttataaatgttaaaaacaAGCCCAAGGTGTTGAAGTCTACTACAATGCTAGCTGTTGATTGTGAAATGGTTCTTTGTGAAGATGGGACAGAAGCGGTAGTTAAAGTCTGTGTGGTGGACCATAATTTAGAG GTCAAGCTGAATGAATTCGTAAAACCcaacaaaaaaattgtggaCTACAGAACAGAGATCACTGGTATCTCTTCTCAAGATCTAGAGGCAGTGACTTGCTCATTGGCTGATATACAG AAATCCCTGAAGAAGTTGTTATCAAAAGGAACAATATTAGTGGGACACAGCTTGCATAATGATCTACATG TGCTGAAGCTTGATCATGTCAGAGTCATTGACACTTCCTATATCTTCCAATCCGTGAATGGGTCTATGCACAGAAGACCTTCTTTGAATGGTTTGTGTCAG GCTGTTTTGGGTTGTGCTGTTCGGGAAAAAGGTGTTCCACATAATTGTCTAGATGATGCACGTGCAGCTATGAAGCTGGTTCTTGCAAAGATCAAACATGGCGTTGATAAGGAATTTCCAATTTCACTGGCTCAAGAGCGT GTTCCAGAAAATGAGACAGCAAAGCTTTTTCTTCACATGATACCAAATACCTTAAACACTGAAGCACTGCATACCATTATTCCTGGAGAATTCAGAACAGAACTGCAG CCTAACAGGAAAGGTCCAGGAAGACATTATTCTGCCTTAGctgtttttaaaaatacacaAGAGGCTGATGATGCCTTTGAGAAAGTCCAAGGAATCCTGTTAAag GATAATCAAGGGCGTCCACAGAAACTTGTAACATTACTGTCAAGTAAAGTCATGCCTGTCACTCTATATGTTCGGAAAATGGCAAGTGATGAACCCAATGACCAGACTGAATCTAATAAGAGGGCTTTACAAACGGATGAGGCAGTTGATGTTTCCAAGAAAGCAAAGATAGATCAAAACACTGAAGAGGATGCCCATTTAAAAGAGATTGAAGCACTGAATCAAAGATTAAAGCAAAGTGAATTGGAGATCGAATCATTGAAGAAAGAGCTGACACAAAAAGATTTTGAAATATCCACGCTGCATAAAATGGTAGCCTCTTTAAATAAGCGAAGAAAGTAA